One genomic segment of Acanthopagrus latus isolate v.2019 chromosome 14, fAcaLat1.1, whole genome shotgun sequence includes these proteins:
- the LOC119032206 gene encoding tetraspanin-9 produces the protein MARGCVCCVKYMLFLFNLLFWLGGCGLLGVGVWLSVSQGSFATLSPSFPSLSAANLIITLGTVVMVTGFLGCLGAIKENKCLLLSFFIVLLIILLAELILLILFFVHTEKVSENARRDLKEGLVLYKTDNNAGLSDAWDTIQGEWHCCGVMSHNDWYAALHENVVPDRCCQQFYQDCGRNASNAFWTRGCYDKVEEWLDDNKHLLGTIAMGVLVIQLLGMAFSMTLYQQIHRAGKKYEA, from the exons ATGGCTCGTGGTTGCGTCTGCTGCGTCAAGTACATGCTCTTCCTCTTCAACCTGCTCTTCTGG ctgggCGGGTGTGGATTGTTGGGTGTTGGCGTGTGGCTGTCGGTGTCTCAGGGCAGCTTCGCCACCCTGTCGCCCTCCTTCCCGTCGCTCTCCGCCGCCAACCTCATCATCACCCTTGGCACGGTCGTCATGGTGACGGGGTTCCTGGGTTGCCTGGGTGCCATCAAGGAGAACAAGTGCCTGCTGTTGAGT tttttcatcGTTCTGCTGATCATCCTCTTGGCCGAACTTATCCTCCTCATCCTGTTCTTTGTCCACACCGAGAAG GTGAGTGAAAATGCCAGACGGGACCTGAAGGAAGGGCTGGTGCTGTACAAAACAGATAACAATGCAGGCCTGAGCGATGCATGGGACACCATACAGGGAGAG TGGCATTGTTGTGGCGTGATGAGTCACAATGACTGGTACGCTGCTCTGCATGAAAACGTGGTTCCCGACCGCTGCTGCCAGCAATTTTACCAGGACTGTGGTCGCAACGCCTCCAACGCCTTCTGGACAcgg ggttgCTATGATAAGGTGGAGGAGTGGCTGGATGACAACAAACACCTTCTGGGAACCATCGCCATGGGTGTGCTGGTCATACAG ctCCTTGGTATGGCTTTCTCGATGACGCTTTACCAACAGATCCACCGAGCAGGGAAGAAGTATGAAGCCTGA
- the amdhd1 gene encoding probable imidazolonepropionase, which produces MSSNYRLLVKNAKQVVLICSNGEKYMTKHAMQNLCVIENGSVVIGSDGLIKAVGPAETIRAQYPEASFEKVIDATGMCVLPGLVDAHTHPVWAGDRVHEFAMKLAGATYMDVHRAGGGIHFTVEHTRAASSSELLASLSSRLARMQRAGTTLVECKSGYGLELQTELKMLEVIEEARRTLPINISSTYCGAHAVPKGKTVAEATKDILQVQLPRLKQQMSAGSLRVDNIDVFCEQGVFDLSSTRAILQAGKDMGLNINFHGDELHPMNSAQLGAELGALAISHLEEVTDEGIAAMATARTAAVLLPTTAYILRLPQPRARDMLDAGVIVALGSDFNPNAYCCSMPIVMHLACVNMRMSMPEALAAATINAAYALGRSHTHGSLEVNKHGDLLILNTTRWEHLIYQLGGHQELIRYVVIKGNIVCDNDKTMNL; this is translated from the exons ATGTCCAGTAATTACAGACTCCTGGTGAAGAACGCCAAACAGGTGGTTCTGATCTGCAGCAACGGAGAGAAGTACATGACCAAACATGCGATGCAAAATCTCTGTGTGATTGAAAATGGGAGCGTGGTGATTGGAAG cGATGGGCTGATTAAAGCTGTGGGACCTGCTGAAACCATCCGAGCTCAGTATCCAGAAGCATCCTTTGAGAAAGTCATTGATGCTACTGGAATGTGTGTCCTGCCTG GGTTGGTCGATGCCCACACCCATCCAGTCTGGGCTGGTGACAGGGTGCATGAATTTGCAATGAAG cTGGCAGGTGCCACCTACATGGATGTGCACCGGGCTGGTGGAGGGATCCACTTCACGGTGGAGCACACTCGAGCAGCGAgctcctctgagctgctggcCTCCCTCAGCAGCAGGCTGGCCCGGATGCAGCGGGCAGGTACGACCCTGGTGGAGTGTAAGAGCGGATACGGCCTGGAGCTGCAGACTGAGCTCAAGATGCTGGAGGTGATCGAGGAGGCCAGACGCACGTTGCCCATCAACATCTCCTCCACCTACTGTGGAGCCCACGCAGTGCCCAA AGGGAAGACAGTTGCAGAGGCCACAAAGGACATCCTGCAGGTTCAGCTGCCCCGTCTGAAACAACAGATGTCTGCTGGGAGTCTGAGAGTCGACAACATCGACGTGTTCTGTGAGCAGGGAGTGTTTGACCTCAGCTCCACTCGCGCCATCCTGCAGGCCGGTAAAGACATGGGCCTCAACATCAACTTCCACGGAGACGAGCTCCATCCCATGAACTCTGCTCAG ctgggtGCAGAGCTCGGAGCGTTGGCCATCAGTCACCTGGAGGAGGTCACAGACGAGGGGAtcgctgccatggcaacagcaagAACAGCTGCCGTCCTTCTGCCAACCACAGCCTACATCCTACG gctgccGCAGCCTCGGGCCAGAGACATGTTGGATGCTGGGGTAATTGTTGCCCTCGGCAGCGACTTCAACCCCAACGCCTACTGCTGCTCCATG CCTATCGTCATGCACCTGGCCTGTGTCAACATGAGGATGTCCATGCCGGAGGCTTTGGCCGCGGCCACCATCAACGCTGCCTACGCCCTCGGGCGCTCCCACACACACGGCTCCCTGGAGGTCAACAAACATGGAGACCTGCTCATCCTCAACACCACACG GTGGGAGCACCTGATCTACCAGCTGGGAGGACATCAGGAGCTAATCCGCTACGTCGTCATTAAAGGAAACATCGTGTGTGATAACGACAAAACTATGAATTTATAA
- the snrpf gene encoding small nuclear ribonucleoprotein F, translating to MSLPLNPKPFLNGLTGKPVMVKLKWGMEYKGYLVSVDGYMNMQLANTEEYVDGALAGHLGEVLIRCNNVLYIRGVEEEEEDGEMRE from the exons ATG AGTTTACCTCTGAACCCGAAGCCATTCCTGAACGGCCTGACAGGAAAGCCAGTGATGGTGAAGCTGAAGTGGGGTATGGAGTACAAGGGCTACCTGGTGTCTGTGGATGGGTACATGAATATGCAG CTGGCAAACACTGAAGAGTATGTGGATGGAGCACTGGCGGGTCATCTTGGTGAAGTGCTAATCAG GTGCAATAACGTTTTGTACATCAGAGGtgtagaagaagaggaagaggacggcGAGATGAGGGAGTGA